From the Corythoichthys intestinalis isolate RoL2023-P3 chromosome 13, ASM3026506v1, whole genome shotgun sequence genome, one window contains:
- the LOC130929001 gene encoding zinc finger protein OZF-like isoform X1 has protein sequence MFARTILAAEKFQEELCGVKEEPLRHQDSTMWKMMHAKVVLRRLEDLDVSQAHCLEHQESACVKGEEEESPCIKEEEESVHITGFRKYLGAEPEPFQQKEREEHLPIKKEEEELPYVKGEEGVARSTSEPMKSEHGPREAGRGAEPPSGSRSNTTEGLQADIFIAQSDRNGATSHSPYNDDGHKTSHGDNKLYKSSRAYMRSHTGEKPFSCSVCGQRFAQKQKLQMHERTHTGEKPFSCSVCGQRFSHKNNLKRHTRIHTGEKPFSCSVCGQRFAQKHNLQSHERTHTGEKAFSCSVCSQRFTQKQTLQSHERTHTGVKPFFCSVCDQKFARKQNLQTHERTHTGKKPFSCSVCGKCFIHAGALKSHTRTHTGEKPFSCSVCGQRFAQKQNLRSHERTHTGEKHFFCSVCDKKFARKQNLRSHERTHTGEKPFSCSVCGKRFTQKSTLNTHTRTHTGE, from the exons aCCTAGATGTCAGCCAAGCCCATTGTCTTGAGCACCAGGAGTCTGCATGTGTCAAGGGGGAGGAGGAAGAATCGCCATGCAtcaaggaggaggaagagtccGTTCACATTACAG GTTTCAGAAAATACCTTGGTGCTGAGCCAGAGCCCTTTCAACAGAAGGAGAGAGAAGAGCACCTTCctatcaaaaaggaggaggaggagctgcCTTACGTTAAAGGGGAAGAAGGTGTCGCCAGGTCGACTAGTGAGCCCATGAAGAGTGAACATGGTCCGAGAGAGGCAGGCAGAGGGGCGGAGCCTCCGAGCGGCAGCAGAAGCAATACAACAGAAGGATTGCAAGCAGACATTTTCATCGCTCAGTCAGACAGAAATGGCGCCACGTCACACTCTCCTTATAATGATGATGGTCATAAGACATCTCACGGTGACAACAAACTCTACAAATCCTCTCGGGCGTATATGAGgagccacactggagaaaaacctttttcctgctcagtttgtggtcaaagatttgcTCAAAAGcaaaaattacaaatgcacgaaagaacccacactggtgaaaaacctttttcctgctcagtttgtggtcaaagattcagtcacaAGAACAACTTAAAACgacacacaagaatccacactggcgaaaaacctttttcctgctcagtttgtggtcaaagatttgcTCAAAAGCATAACTTACAAAgtcacgaaagaacccacactggagaaaaagctttttcctgctcagtttgcagTCAAAGATTCACTCAAAAGCAAACCTTACAAAgtcacgaaagaacccacactggcgtaaAACCCTTTTTCTGCTCGGTTTGTGATCAAAAATTTGctagaaagcaaaacttacaaactcacgaaagaacccacactggcaaaaaacctttttcctgctcagtttgtggaaaatGTTTTATTCATGCGGGGGCCTTAAAAagccacacaagaacacacactggagaaaaacctttttcctgctcagtttgtggtcaaagatttgctcaaaagcaaaacttacgaagtcacgaaagaacccacactggcgaaaaacactttttctgCTCGGTTTGTGATAAAAAATTTGctagaaagcaaaacttacgaAGTCatgaaagaacccacactggcgaaaaacctttttcctgctcagtttgtggaaaaagattcactcagaagagcaccttaaacacacacacaagaacccacactggtgaataa